The Methanobrevibacter sp. TLL-48-HuF1 genomic sequence AAACCAAGAAATTGAATTTATTATACTAACAATAAATCCAAAGAATATGAATAAGTTAAATGCATAAAATGAAATATGTTCGATAATCCCGTATTTTTTTATAAGTGGTAGTGGGGATTTTAAAATTTTTGGCAAATATATGAATATGGTTTCAAAGTTACCGATAGCCCACCTTGTTCTTTGTTTAAAGAAAGACTTCCAATCAGTTACAGCTTCCTGATAAACTGCAGTTTCTCCACAATAACGTATTTGACCACCTTTAAGTAATATTTTAACGGATAGATTTAAATCTTCAGTTACTGCAAATCCATCCCATTTTTCACCATCAATAATAGCTTGTTTTTTTAACAAATTGTCCATTACCACCTAAAAATCCACTTTTTCCTAAATTATCTTTAGCTATTAATGTATTTCCAAAACTTTCAAATTCTACATGTTGCATATTTGCAAGGAAGTTTTCATCTTTGTTATACATTTTAACTCTAGTTTGAACACCCTGAACTTTGGGATTATTTAAATAAGGTATAACAATATTTAAGAAATCTTTTTTTACTTGGGTATCAGCATCAAAAACTCCAATTATTTCTCCTTTTGATAAATTTAGAGCATCATTCAATACAAAACCTTTTCCTTTCCCAGATTTTGGAGGTTTTCTTGTAACAATTCTCAATATGGGAATATCTTTCTTTAATTCAGATAATTTTTCACCAGTACTGTCTGTTGAACCGTC encodes the following:
- a CDS encoding glycosyltransferase family 2 protein — encoded protein: MDNLLKKQAIIDGEKWDGFAVTEDLNLSVKILLKGGQIRYCGETAVYQEAVTDWKSFFKQRTRWAIGNFETIFIYLPKILKSPLPLIKKYGIIEHISFYAFNLFIFFGFIVSIINSISWFIFHGVTIIRMDAPIIVGIISTIAFIPGISIALLREKAGPLKFIKDIISYWIYCFHLIPLFFETMFKMIIRKERKWDKTKHKRIEE